One stretch of Trichocoleus desertorum ATA4-8-CV12 DNA includes these proteins:
- a CDS encoding chromosome segregation ATPase: MTRDRGTPDRRPADRPPRRKNSSNLPDRPPAPRPSSNPMPRPVVRAVPPSVRPVVSSLGQTEEPAYAVSGPATPPLAKPPIARDRKGLQLPTSLRFWGLTTLLFTGGAAVFSVALLVRSPALPNCPSIFWPMASASMRLYCAQVAANKQTLKNLLEAIALVNSLPADHPLRSDIDRSIQQWSSDILNLAENSFNAGKLDEAIATARKIPENTAAHALVNERIDRWQSIWQKAEAIYQKSELALRERKWHQAFTEAVRLLYVGNTYWETTKYQELNERIRVARDEGNKLAKAEELADIGGLDNLLKAIKLAESIGPNSYIYKEAQTAIGKFGRKMLNLAQATLEQRNATEAIAIARKIPTSANLEAEAQDFIDLADAQAQAWQGTVADLEAAIAQAQKLDSKRPMYARAQQLITRWQREIEGVAHLDRARQLAQGGTPNALGAAIAEASLVNRSNPRWDEAQKEIGRWRSQVETTEDRPYLDRADEYALAGDATSLQSAINEASQVGPGRALYREAQDKIGQWTREIQRQQDQPYLDQARAFASAGDLPSAIATAEQITSNRSLYDEAQDEIRSWRGQIQAEQNWQEAQSLATAATPDALAAAIQKADQIPASSSLRVDAEAAINQWSQSILVLAQNQANYNLPSAIAIAQKVPPQTEAYAPAQLQIGEWRKALQPPEPPRVLLEPSPPQIRPPELGR, translated from the coding sequence ATGACCAGAGATCGTGGAACTCCAGACCGTAGGCCAGCCGATCGGCCTCCCCGCAGGAAGAATTCAAGCAACTTGCCAGATCGCCCTCCTGCTCCTCGTCCCTCATCCAATCCGATGCCACGTCCTGTGGTCAGAGCTGTGCCTCCATCAGTTCGGCCTGTCGTTTCGTCACTGGGCCAGACGGAGGAACCTGCCTATGCGGTATCGGGGCCTGCTACTCCACCGCTGGCTAAGCCCCCCATTGCTCGCGATCGCAAAGGATTACAACTGCCCACCAGTTTACGGTTTTGGGGCCTGACTACCCTGCTCTTTACGGGAGGAGCGGCAGTTTTCTCTGTGGCGCTATTGGTACGATCGCCGGCGCTACCCAATTGCCCTTCGATTTTCTGGCCGATGGCTTCTGCTTCCATGCGGCTCTACTGCGCCCAAGTTGCGGCCAACAAGCAAACCCTGAAGAACTTGCTAGAAGCGATCGCCCTAGTGAATAGTTTGCCTGCTGATCACCCGCTGCGCTCCGATATTGATCGCTCGATTCAGCAGTGGTCATCAGATATTTTGAACTTGGCTGAAAATTCCTTCAACGCAGGCAAGCTTGACGAGGCGATCGCGACGGCCCGCAAGATTCCAGAAAATACAGCCGCTCATGCTCTGGTGAATGAACGCATCGACCGCTGGCAATCGATCTGGCAGAAAGCAGAGGCAATTTATCAAAAATCGGAATTAGCCCTGCGAGAGCGCAAGTGGCACCAAGCGTTTACTGAGGCGGTGCGCCTGCTTTATGTGGGTAATACCTATTGGGAAACCACAAAATATCAAGAACTGAATGAACGGATTCGGGTCGCTAGGGATGAAGGCAACAAGTTAGCCAAAGCCGAAGAACTAGCAGATATTGGCGGTCTCGACAATTTGCTTAAAGCGATTAAGCTGGCCGAGTCCATTGGCCCTAACAGCTACATCTATAAAGAGGCGCAAACGGCGATTGGCAAGTTTGGTCGCAAAATGTTGAACCTCGCGCAAGCCACCCTAGAGCAACGCAACGCCACAGAAGCGATCGCCATTGCCCGCAAGATCCCTACAAGTGCCAACTTAGAAGCAGAAGCCCAGGACTTTATTGATCTAGCTGATGCTCAAGCTCAGGCGTGGCAAGGCACAGTCGCAGATCTAGAAGCAGCGATCGCTCAAGCCCAAAAACTTGATTCCAAGCGCCCCATGTACGCCAGAGCCCAGCAGTTAATTACCCGCTGGCAACGAGAAATTGAGGGTGTGGCTCATCTAGATCGAGCCCGTCAATTAGCGCAAGGGGGGACTCCCAATGCCTTAGGCGCGGCGATCGCTGAGGCTAGCTTGGTTAATCGTTCCAATCCTCGCTGGGATGAAGCGCAGAAAGAAATTGGACGTTGGCGCAGCCAAGTCGAAACCACAGAAGATCGGCCTTACTTAGATCGAGCCGATGAATATGCGCTCGCTGGAGATGCCACTTCTCTGCAATCCGCGATCAATGAGGCAAGCCAAGTGGGTCCAGGCCGTGCCCTTTACAGAGAAGCCCAAGACAAGATTGGTCAGTGGACGCGAGAAATACAACGGCAGCAAGACCAACCCTATCTAGACCAAGCCCGCGCTTTTGCAAGTGCTGGAGATTTGCCTAGCGCGATCGCTACTGCTGAACAAATTACTTCTAATCGTTCTCTCTATGATGAAGCCCAAGATGAAATTCGCTCTTGGCGTGGTCAAATTCAGGCAGAGCAAAATTGGCAGGAAGCCCAAAGCTTAGCGACTGCCGCGACCCCAGATGCCCTAGCCGCAGCCATTCAAAAAGCGGATCAAATTCCTGCCTCTAGTTCCTTGCGAGTTGATGCTGAAGCTGCGATCAATCAGTGGAGCCAATCCATTTTAGTCTTGGCGCAAAATCAAGCGAATTACAACTTGCCCAGCGCGATCGCGATCGCCCAAAAGGTTCCTCCCCAGACAGAAGCCTATGCCCCAGCCCAACTCCAAATTGGCGAGTGGCGGAAGGCGCTACAGCCCCCTGAACCTCCCAGAGTCCTCCTAGAACCCAGTCCCCCGCAAATTCGCCCTCCAGAGCTGGGTCGTTAG